A region from the Variovorax paradoxus genome encodes:
- a CDS encoding substrate-binding domain-containing protein, producing MQQIDLSYAIRPRRSGSRQIRNPLIQMLQAVREHGSISGASRALDLSYRHVWGELKHWEQALGHPLVQGERGQRAQLSEFGDKLLWAERQAQARLAPQIEALHAELERAFALAFDDRTHVLSLQASHDDALALLRTHAAGTAQLHLDIQFTGSVDAIRALNQGRCVMAGFHTLEHPPRGSLAQRTYQPLLKPGQHKLIGFARRTQGLLVAPGNPLNLRSLADAVRLRARYVNRAIGTGTRLLLDELLAEARLDAAALAGYERCETSHAAVAHAVASGQADAGLGLESAAHAEGLDFVPLVRERYHLACLKSALDQPAMQALVAVLRSANWQHLLGTLPGYEAADSGEVQSLRALLPWWTFAREKKAHRP from the coding sequence TCCCCGCCGCAGCGGATCGCGGCAGATCCGCAATCCGCTGATTCAGATGCTGCAGGCGGTGCGCGAGCACGGCTCCATCTCGGGCGCGTCGCGCGCGCTCGACCTGTCCTATCGCCACGTGTGGGGCGAGCTCAAGCATTGGGAGCAGGCGCTCGGCCATCCGCTGGTGCAGGGCGAGCGGGGCCAGCGCGCGCAGCTTTCCGAGTTCGGCGACAAGCTGCTGTGGGCCGAGCGCCAGGCCCAGGCCCGGTTGGCGCCGCAGATCGAGGCGCTGCACGCCGAACTCGAGCGCGCCTTCGCGCTCGCCTTCGACGACCGCACCCATGTGCTGAGCCTGCAGGCGAGCCATGACGACGCGCTCGCGTTGCTGCGCACCCATGCGGCGGGCACCGCGCAGCTGCACCTGGACATCCAGTTCACCGGCAGCGTCGATGCGATCCGCGCGCTCAACCAGGGCCGCTGCGTGATGGCGGGCTTTCACACGCTGGAGCATCCGCCGCGCGGCTCGCTGGCGCAGCGCACCTACCAGCCGCTGCTCAAGCCGGGCCAGCACAAGCTGATCGGATTCGCGCGGCGCACGCAGGGCCTGCTCGTGGCGCCGGGCAACCCGCTCAACCTGCGCTCGCTGGCCGACGCCGTGCGGCTGCGTGCGCGCTACGTCAACCGGGCGATCGGCACCGGCACGCGCCTGCTGCTGGACGAGCTGCTGGCCGAGGCCCGGCTCGATGCCGCGGCGCTCGCGGGCTACGAGCGCTGCGAAACCTCGCATGCCGCGGTCGCGCATGCCGTGGCGTCCGGGCAGGCCGATGCGGGGCTCGGGCTCGAATCGGCCGCGCACGCCGAAGGGCTCGACTTCGTGCCGCTGGTGCGGGAGCGCTATCACCTGGCCTGCCTCAAGTCGGCGCTCGACCAGCCTGCCATGCAGGCACTGGTGGCGGTGCTGCGCAGCGCGAACTGGCAGCACCTGCTGGGAACGCTGCCCGGCTACGAAGCCGCCGACAGCGGCGAGGTGCAGTCGCTGCGCGCGCTGCTGCCCTGGTGGACCTTCGCACGCGAGAAGAAGGCACACAGGCCCTGA
- a CDS encoding MFS transporter, whose amino-acid sequence MTAAVLSDIPARLDRLPWSRWHWRVVVALGVAWVLDGLEVTLVGSIGAVLERPDTLGLSAGEIGWSGSIYIAGAVIGALLFGRLTDRLGRKKLFLVTLVVYTVGTLATAFSPNFAFFALCRFVTGLGIGGEYAAINSAIDELIPARVRGRVNLAINGSFWIGAALGAGLSLVLLDPRVIGPVWGWRAGFALGAVLAVAILLVRRDVPESPRWLMAHGRADEALRIIEDIEAQVSAQHGPLALAEGRVAYGGGRHRSPSMREVAHVLLRRYRERSVVAVALMVSQAFFYNAIFFTYALVLTRFYGVAEDNVALYIFPFALGNVLGPLLLGPLFDSVGRRKMIALTYVLAGVALAFTGWAFMMGWLDARSQALCWSAVFFLASAAASSAYLTVSEVFPLEMRAMAIAIFYAVGMGAGGFAAPVIFGMLIETGSRGAVMVGYAIGATLVIVAGLLALRYAADAECKPLEEVAPPLSSDIGSTGIGD is encoded by the coding sequence ATGACAGCTGCGGTGCTCAGCGACATTCCCGCCCGTCTCGATCGCCTGCCCTGGTCGCGCTGGCACTGGCGCGTGGTGGTCGCGCTCGGCGTGGCCTGGGTGCTCGACGGCCTCGAGGTGACGCTGGTCGGCTCGATCGGCGCCGTGCTCGAGCGGCCCGACACGCTGGGGCTCAGCGCCGGCGAGATCGGCTGGTCGGGCTCGATCTACATTGCGGGCGCGGTGATCGGCGCCCTGCTCTTCGGCCGCCTGACTGACCGGCTCGGGCGCAAGAAGCTGTTCCTGGTCACGCTGGTGGTCTACACGGTGGGCACGCTGGCCACCGCGTTCTCGCCGAACTTCGCCTTCTTTGCGCTGTGTCGTTTCGTCACGGGCCTGGGCATCGGCGGCGAATACGCGGCCATCAACTCGGCCATCGACGAGCTCATTCCGGCGCGCGTGCGCGGCCGCGTCAACCTCGCAATCAACGGCAGCTTCTGGATCGGCGCGGCGCTGGGTGCCGGGCTCAGCCTGGTGCTGCTCGATCCGCGCGTGATCGGTCCGGTGTGGGGCTGGCGCGCGGGCTTCGCGCTGGGCGCGGTGCTGGCGGTGGCCATCCTGCTGGTGCGGCGCGATGTGCCGGAAAGCCCGCGCTGGCTGATGGCGCATGGCCGCGCCGACGAGGCGCTTCGCATCATCGAAGACATCGAGGCCCAGGTCAGTGCACAGCACGGCCCGCTGGCGCTGGCCGAGGGCCGCGTGGCCTACGGCGGCGGGCGCCACCGCAGCCCGTCGATGCGCGAGGTGGCGCACGTGCTGCTGCGCCGCTACCGCGAGCGCAGCGTGGTCGCGGTGGCGCTGATGGTTTCGCAGGCCTTCTTCTACAACGCGATCTTCTTCACCTATGCGTTGGTGCTCACGCGCTTCTACGGCGTGGCCGAGGACAACGTGGCGCTCTACATCTTTCCTTTCGCGCTCGGCAACGTGCTCGGGCCGCTGCTGCTGGGCCCGCTGTTCGACAGCGTGGGCCGGCGCAAGATGATCGCGCTGACCTACGTGCTCGCGGGCGTGGCGCTCGCGTTCACCGGCTGGGCCTTCATGATGGGATGGCTCGACGCACGCAGCCAGGCACTGTGCTGGTCGGCGGTGTTCTTCCTGGCCTCCGCCGCTGCGAGCTCGGCCTATCTCACGGTCAGCGAAGTGTTCCCGCTCGAGATGCGCGCGATGGCCATCGCGATCTTCTACGCCGTCGGCATGGGCGCGGGCGGCTTCGCGGCGCCCGTCATCTTCGGCATGCTGATCGAAACCGGCAGCCGCGGCGCGGTGATGGTGGGCTACGCGATCGGTGCCACGCTGGTCATCGTCGCGGGGCTGCTGGCGCTGCGCTATGCGGCCGATGCGGAGTGCAAGCCGCTCGAGGAAGTGGCGCCGCCGCTGTCGTCGGACATCGGGAGCACCGGCATCGGCGACTAG
- a CDS encoding SUMF1/EgtB/PvdO family nonheme iron enzyme: protein MRRAGRELLSLALIDARNHTLHLLSLYEEALGSPALAVERTSDEGVVPPLWLAGHIGWFAEWWIGRNTQRAFGAECPVRPTRLAAIDPGADDWWNPAQAPAAQRWSPGLPDLAQTKAYLLETLESTLELLEHTAETDPGLYFYRLALFHEDLRGEQFIVMAQTLGLPLGIEPVPMAVTREPLLLPATQWELGLPEGCGFAFAQEQGAHRVEVPEFEIDAQPVTWSQYIEFVDEGGYDREELWHPQGWRWLASQIEGRRGPRHVEQIGVARKGAGGSVLQHRFGSTVRAAGHHSAVHLSWWEADAWARWAGRRIATEVEWEIAAHTAARRGFRWADVHEWTAGTLRPWPGFRADPWSAGSEFDPVPAFGEARVLRGASFATRSRLRSPRRRGFALPGRDDGFFGFRTCAL from the coding sequence ATGCGGCGCGCCGGCCGCGAACTGCTCTCGCTCGCCCTGATCGACGCACGCAACCACACGCTGCACCTGTTGTCGCTCTACGAGGAGGCGCTGGGCTCGCCCGCGCTCGCCGTGGAGCGCACAAGCGATGAGGGTGTGGTGCCACCGCTCTGGCTCGCCGGGCACATCGGCTGGTTTGCCGAATGGTGGATCGGGCGCAACACCCAGCGGGCCTTCGGTGCCGAGTGCCCGGTGCGGCCGACCCGCCTCGCGGCCATCGATCCCGGTGCCGACGACTGGTGGAACCCGGCCCAGGCCCCGGCCGCGCAGCGCTGGTCGCCCGGCCTGCCGGACCTGGCCCAGACCAAGGCCTACCTGCTCGAAACACTGGAGAGCACGCTCGAACTGCTCGAGCATACGGCCGAGACCGACCCGGGGCTGTACTTCTACCGCCTTGCGTTGTTCCACGAAGATTTGCGCGGCGAGCAGTTCATCGTGATGGCGCAGACGCTCGGGCTGCCTCTGGGCATCGAGCCGGTGCCCATGGCCGTCACGCGCGAGCCGCTGCTGCTGCCGGCGACGCAATGGGAGCTCGGCCTGCCCGAGGGCTGCGGATTCGCCTTCGCGCAGGAGCAGGGCGCGCACCGCGTCGAGGTGCCCGAGTTCGAGATCGACGCCCAGCCCGTGACCTGGAGCCAGTACATCGAGTTCGTCGACGAAGGCGGCTACGACCGCGAGGAGCTCTGGCATCCGCAAGGCTGGCGCTGGCTGGCCTCGCAGATCGAAGGGCGCCGCGGGCCGCGCCACGTCGAGCAGATCGGCGTCGCGCGCAAGGGCGCCGGCGGCTCGGTGCTGCAGCACCGTTTCGGTTCCACCGTGCGCGCCGCCGGCCACCACAGCGCGGTGCACCTGAGCTGGTGGGAGGCCGATGCCTGGGCGCGCTGGGCCGGCCGGCGCATCGCGACCGAGGTGGAGTGGGAAATTGCAGCGCACACGGCGGCGCGGCGCGGATTCCGCTGGGCCGACGTGCACGAGTGGACCGCGGGCACGCTGCGGCCCTGGCCCGGCTTTCGCGCCGATCCGTGGAGCGCCGGCAGCGAGTTCGATCCGGTGCCTGCATTCGGCGAGGCGCGCGTGCTGCGCGGCGCTTCGTTCGCGACCCGCTCGCGCTTGCGTTCGCCGCGGCGCCGGGGCTTTGCGTTGCCTGGCCGCGACGACGGATTCTTCGGCTTCCGGACATGCGCGCTCTGA
- a CDS encoding TRAP transporter small permease subunit, with protein MNFLLRFSRAVDWLNGQLGKYVIWLILASTVISGVNAVVRKVFNVSSNAYLEVQWYLFAASFLIAAGYTLLNQEHVKIDVILSRLSKRGQIWVDIIGFSFFLTPVCLAILWYGIPFFLQGYRSGEMSNNAGGLIRWPIYAMIPLGFTLLMLQGWSELIKRIAFLQGRIDDPTQKREEKTAEEELAESIRRLAESNVKG; from the coding sequence ATGAATTTCCTGCTCAGATTTTCGCGCGCGGTCGATTGGCTCAATGGCCAGCTCGGCAAGTACGTGATCTGGCTCATCCTTGCGTCCACCGTGATCAGCGGCGTCAATGCCGTGGTCCGGAAGGTGTTCAACGTCAGCTCCAACGCCTATCTCGAAGTGCAGTGGTATCTGTTCGCCGCGTCCTTCCTGATTGCCGCGGGCTATACCCTCTTGAACCAGGAGCACGTGAAGATCGACGTGATCCTCAGCCGCTTGTCCAAGCGCGGCCAGATCTGGGTCGACATCATCGGCTTCAGCTTCTTCCTCACACCGGTCTGCCTGGCCATCCTCTGGTATGGCATTCCGTTCTTCCTGCAGGGCTACCGCTCGGGCGAAATGTCGAACAACGCCGGCGGGCTGATCCGCTGGCCGATCTACGCCATGATCCCGCTGGGCTTCACGCTGCTGATGCTCCAGGGCTGGTCCGAGCTCATCAAGCGCATCGCCTTCCTGCAGGGCCGCATCGACGATCCCACGCAAAAGCGTGAAGAAAAGACCGCCGAAGAAGAACTGGCCGAGTCGATCCGCCGGCTCGCCGAATCCAACGTCAAAGGCTGA
- a CDS encoding TRAP transporter large permease: MEFIAQNFAPIMFAGLIVFLLFGFPVAFSLGACGLFFGFVGVELGLLPEALLQALPLRVFGIMQNDTLLAIPFFTLMGLILERSGMAEDLLDSIGQLFGPVRGGLALAVIFVGALLAATTGVVAASVISMGLISLPIMLRYGYDRRLASGVIAASGTLAQIIPPSLVLIIMADQLGRSVGDMYKGAFVPGFMLTAMYAGYVILLAIFKPKWVPALPLEARTFREPSGSSGLPSLLVLTIIATAAAMFFAEHIADVHTWWTGEPVASVATDETIVVSMCVGVMLAFLIAVANRLLRLRLLSRIAERVTFVLIPPLLLIFLVLGTIFLGVATPTEGGAMGALGAFIMAMVRGRLSMRLLKQALNTTTKLSCFVVFILIGSTIFSLVFQGVDGPRWVEHLLTGMPGGQLGFLILVNVLIFFLAFFLDFFELSFIVVPLLAPVAHKLGIDLIWFGVLLAVNMQTSFMHPPFGFALFYLRSVAPTKAYNDKVTNERIEPVTTMQIYWGAVPFVLIQIIMVGLIIAFPAIVSSGLDKEVAVDLDKIGAEMQANMPKDDSQPAPEPQPGASAPAGGEAPAAPSGAEEDPMKAMQEQLDRDAGKK, encoded by the coding sequence ATGGAATTCATCGCACAAAACTTCGCCCCGATCATGTTCGCGGGGCTGATCGTCTTCCTGCTGTTCGGCTTCCCGGTGGCGTTCAGCCTCGGCGCCTGCGGCCTGTTCTTCGGCTTCGTCGGCGTGGAGCTCGGCCTGCTGCCCGAAGCGCTGCTGCAGGCGCTGCCGCTGCGGGTGTTCGGCATCATGCAGAACGACACGCTGCTGGCCATTCCGTTCTTCACGCTCATGGGGCTGATCCTCGAGCGAAGCGGCATGGCCGAAGACCTGCTCGACTCGATCGGCCAGCTCTTCGGCCCGGTGCGCGGCGGCCTGGCGCTGGCCGTGATCTTCGTGGGTGCGCTGCTCGCGGCCACCACCGGCGTGGTCGCAGCCTCGGTCATCTCGATGGGCCTGATCTCGCTGCCGATCATGCTGCGCTACGGCTATGACCGGCGGCTTGCCTCGGGGGTGATTGCGGCCTCGGGCACGCTGGCGCAGATCATTCCGCCCTCGCTGGTGCTGATCATCATGGCCGACCAGCTCGGCCGCAGCGTGGGCGACATGTACAAGGGCGCGTTCGTGCCGGGCTTCATGCTGACCGCCATGTATGCGGGCTACGTGATCCTGCTGGCCATCTTCAAGCCCAAGTGGGTTCCGGCCCTGCCGCTCGAAGCACGCACCTTCCGCGAGCCGAGCGGCAGCAGCGGCCTGCCCTCGCTGCTCGTGCTGACCATCATTGCCACCGCAGCGGCCATGTTCTTTGCCGAGCACATTGCCGACGTCCACACCTGGTGGACCGGCGAGCCCGTGGCCAGCGTGGCCACCGACGAAACCATCGTGGTGTCGATGTGCGTGGGCGTGATGCTGGCCTTCCTGATCGCGGTGGCCAACCGCCTGCTGCGGCTGCGCCTCTTGTCGCGCATTGCCGAGCGCGTGACCTTCGTGCTGATCCCGCCGCTGCTGCTGATCTTCCTGGTGCTGGGCACGATTTTCCTCGGCGTGGCCACCCCCACCGAAGGCGGCGCCATGGGTGCGCTCGGGGCCTTCATCATGGCCATGGTGCGCGGCCGGCTCAGCATGAGGCTGCTCAAGCAGGCGCTCAACACCACCACCAAGCTGTCGTGCTTCGTGGTGTTCATCCTGATCGGCTCGACCATCTTCAGCCTGGTGTTCCAGGGCGTGGACGGACCGCGCTGGGTCGAGCACCTGCTGACCGGCATGCCCGGTGGCCAACTCGGCTTCCTGATCCTGGTGAACGTGCTGATCTTCTTCCTGGCGTTCTTCCTCGACTTCTTCGAGCTCTCGTTCATCGTCGTGCCGCTCCTGGCACCCGTGGCGCACAAGCTCGGCATCGACCTGATCTGGTTCGGCGTGCTGCTGGCGGTGAACATGCAGACCTCGTTCATGCATCCGCCCTTCGGCTTTGCGCTGTTCTACCTGCGCAGCGTGGCGCCGACCAAGGCCTACAACGACAAGGTCACGAACGAGCGCATCGAGCCGGTCACCACCATGCAGATCTACTGGGGGGCCGTGCCCTTCGTGCTGATCCAGATCATCATGGTCGGCCTGATCATCGCGTTCCCGGCCATCGTCTCGAGCGGACTCGACAAGGAGGTGGCGGTCGACCTCGACAAGATCGGAGCCGAGATGCAGGCCAACATGCCGAAGGACGATTCCCAGCCCGCTCCCGAGCCGCAGCCGGGCGCCTCGGCACCGGCCGGCGGCGAAGCGCCTGCTGCGCCTTCGGGCGCGGAAGAAGACCCGATGAAGGCCATGCAGGAACAGCTGGACCGGGACGCCGGCAAGAAGTAG
- a CDS encoding TRAP transporter substrate-binding protein gives MDRRSLIKNAGIAGVLAAGIAPAVHAQAAVRWRLASSFPKSLDTIYGGAEVFAKAVKAMSGGKFEISVHAGGELMPPFGVVDGVQNGSVEMCHTVPYYFYGKNPAFALGSAIPFGLNSRQMTAWMMHGNGRKLMNEFYAKYNMVSFAGGNTGCQMGGWFRKEIKSVADFKGMKMRLGGGLIGEVMQKLGAVPQSLPGGEIYQALEKGTIDAAEWVGPYDDQKLGFNKVAPFYYYPGWWEGGPEVDFFINQKAMDGLSAENKAIVEAAAALASSDMLAKYDALNPIALKQLVAAKTKVLPFSQAMMDAAYKASLEVYAENDAKSPEWKKIYADFRSFQRDQVLWFRFAESRFDSFMSTLKL, from the coding sequence ATGGATCGTCGTTCCCTCATCAAAAACGCCGGCATCGCTGGCGTTCTGGCCGCCGGCATTGCGCCCGCAGTTCATGCGCAGGCGGCCGTCCGCTGGCGCCTGGCATCGAGCTTTCCCAAGTCGCTCGACACCATCTACGGCGGCGCGGAAGTCTTCGCCAAGGCGGTCAAGGCCATGTCGGGCGGCAAGTTCGAAATCTCGGTGCATGCCGGCGGCGAGCTGATGCCTCCCTTCGGCGTGGTGGACGGCGTGCAGAACGGTTCGGTCGAGATGTGCCACACCGTGCCCTACTACTTCTACGGCAAGAACCCCGCGTTCGCGCTGGGCTCGGCCATTCCGTTCGGCCTGAACTCGCGCCAGATGACGGCGTGGATGATGCACGGCAATGGCCGCAAGCTCATGAACGAGTTCTACGCCAAGTACAACATGGTGAGCTTCGCCGGCGGCAACACGGGCTGCCAGATGGGCGGCTGGTTCCGCAAGGAAATCAAGTCGGTGGCGGATTTCAAGGGCATGAAGATGCGCCTGGGCGGCGGCCTGATCGGCGAGGTCATGCAGAAGCTGGGCGCCGTGCCGCAGAGCCTGCCGGGTGGCGAGATCTACCAGGCGCTCGAAAAGGGCACCATCGATGCCGCCGAATGGGTGGGACCGTACGACGACCAGAAGCTCGGCTTCAACAAGGTGGCGCCGTTCTACTACTACCCCGGCTGGTGGGAAGGCGGTCCGGAAGTGGACTTCTTCATCAACCAGAAGGCCATGGACGGCCTCTCGGCCGAGAACAAGGCCATCGTGGAAGCCGCCGCGGCCTTGGCGTCGTCGGACATGCTCGCCAAGTACGACGCGCTGAACCCCATCGCGCTCAAGCAGCTCGTGGCCGCCAAGACCAAGGTGCTGCCGTTCTCGCAAGCCATGATGGACGCCGCCTACAAGGCTTCGCTCGAGGTCTATGCCGAGAACGACGCCAAGAGCCCCGAGTGGAAGAAGATCTACGCCGACTTCCGCAGCTTCCAGCGCGACCAGGTGCTCTGGTTCCGTTTTGCGGAATCGCGCTTCGACTCGTTCATGTCCACGCTCAAGCTCTGA
- the dxs gene encoding 1-deoxy-D-xylulose-5-phosphate synthase, which produces MAALLPTLHDPSPIRQFDRAQLRQLCDEVRACVLDNVSRTGGHLSSNLGTVELTVALHHVFNTPHDRLVWDVGHQTYPHKILTGRRERMPTLRQIGGISGFPQRSESEYDTFGTAHSSTSISAALGMAMAAKQKGEDRHAVAIIGDGALTAGMAFEALNNAGVCDCKLLVILNDNDMSISPPVGALNRYLAQLMSGNFYAAAKNVGKSVLRAAPPLFELAKRFEQHAKGMVVPATLFEQFGFNYVGPIDGHDLDSLVPTLENLKHLDGPQFLHVVTKKGQGYKLAEADPVAYHGPGKFDPQVGLVKPTAVAKQTFTQVFGQWLCDMAAHDGRLVGITPAMREGSGLVEFEQRFPDRYYDVGIAEQHAVTFAAGLACEGLKPVVAIYSTFLQRAYDQLIHDVAIQNLPVVFALDRAGLVGADGATHAGAYDISFLRCIPNMSIACPADERECRQLLSSAYEQNHPVAVRYPRGAGAGVVPHLALDALPFGKGEVRREGQRIAILAFGSLLYPALAAAESLDATVVNMRWAKPLDVELLLKVAGTHEAIVTLEEGAVMGGAGSAVLEALQAANVQKPVLQLGLPDRFIEHGDPGKLLASIGLDAAGIAASVAQRFGAAAG; this is translated from the coding sequence ATGGCTGCGCTGCTTCCCACGCTTCACGATCCATCGCCGATCCGCCAATTCGACCGCGCCCAGCTCAGGCAGCTGTGCGACGAGGTGCGCGCCTGCGTGCTCGACAACGTCTCACGCACCGGCGGCCACCTGAGCTCCAATCTTGGCACCGTCGAGCTCACCGTTGCGCTGCACCATGTGTTCAACACGCCGCACGATCGCCTGGTGTGGGACGTGGGCCACCAGACCTACCCGCACAAGATCCTGACCGGCCGGCGCGAGCGCATGCCCACGCTGCGCCAGATCGGCGGCATCTCGGGCTTTCCGCAGCGCAGCGAAAGCGAATACGACACCTTCGGCACGGCGCATTCATCGACCAGCATCTCGGCCGCGCTCGGCATGGCGATGGCGGCCAAGCAGAAGGGCGAAGACCGCCACGCCGTAGCCATCATCGGCGACGGCGCGCTCACGGCCGGCATGGCCTTCGAGGCGCTCAACAACGCCGGCGTGTGCGACTGCAAGCTGCTGGTGATCCTGAACGACAACGACATGTCGATCAGCCCGCCCGTGGGCGCGCTCAACCGCTACCTCGCGCAGCTCATGAGCGGCAACTTCTACGCCGCTGCCAAGAACGTCGGCAAGAGCGTGCTGCGCGCCGCGCCGCCGCTGTTCGAGCTGGCCAAGCGCTTCGAGCAGCATGCCAAGGGCATGGTGGTGCCGGCCACGCTGTTCGAGCAGTTCGGCTTCAACTACGTCGGCCCCATCGATGGCCACGACCTCGACTCGCTGGTGCCCACGCTCGAGAACCTCAAGCACCTCGACGGCCCGCAGTTCCTGCATGTGGTCACCAAGAAGGGACAGGGCTACAAGCTGGCCGAAGCCGATCCGGTGGCCTACCACGGGCCCGGCAAGTTCGATCCGCAGGTGGGGCTGGTCAAGCCCACCGCGGTGGCCAAGCAGACCTTCACGCAGGTCTTCGGCCAGTGGCTCTGCGACATGGCCGCGCACGACGGCCGGCTGGTGGGCATCACGCCGGCCATGCGCGAAGGCTCGGGGCTGGTCGAGTTCGAGCAGCGTTTTCCGGACCGCTACTACGACGTCGGCATTGCCGAGCAGCATGCCGTCACCTTCGCGGCCGGCCTCGCCTGCGAGGGCCTGAAACCTGTGGTGGCGATCTATTCGACCTTCCTGCAGCGCGCCTACGACCAGCTGATCCACGACGTCGCGATCCAGAACCTGCCGGTGGTGTTCGCGCTCGACCGCGCCGGCCTCGTGGGCGCGGACGGCGCCACGCACGCGGGCGCCTACGACATCTCGTTCCTGCGCTGCATTCCCAACATGAGCATTGCCTGCCCGGCCGACGAGCGCGAGTGCCGCCAGCTGCTGTCGAGCGCCTACGAGCAGAACCATCCGGTGGCCGTGCGCTATCCGCGCGGCGCCGGTGCGGGCGTGGTGCCGCACCTCGCGCTCGATGCACTGCCGTTCGGCAAGGGCGAGGTGCGGCGCGAGGGCCAACGCATCGCGATCCTCGCGTTCGGCAGCCTGCTGTACCCGGCGCTCGCCGCGGCCGAATCGCTCGACGCCACGGTGGTCAACATGCGCTGGGCCAAGCCGCTCGACGTCGAACTGCTGCTGAAGGTGGCGGGCACGCACGAGGCCATCGTCACGCTCGAAGAAGGCGCCGTCATGGGCGGCGCGGGCAGCGCGGTGCTCGAGGCGCTGCAGGCGGCCAATGTGCAGAAGCCGGTGCTGCAGCTGGGCCTGCCCGACCGCTTCATCGAGCATGGCGATCCGGGCAAGCTGCTCGCGTCGATCGGGCTCGATGCGGCCGGCATCGCCGCTTCGGTCGCGCAGCGCTTCGGCGCCGCCGCAGGGTAA
- a CDS encoding polyprenyl synthetase family protein: MSAANVVTWDAARLASWSDPHLARVEAALSRWVGVDAPVLLGDAMRYAVLDGGKRLRPLLVLAASEAVGGNAAAALRAACATELIHAYSLVHDDLPSMDNDVLRRGKPTVHVKFGEADALLAGDALQALAFELLTPDGDEIPASIQAMLCRLLARAAGSQGMAGGQAIDLASVGLALDEAQLREMHRLKTGALLQGSVEMGAACAGAVAPAALAALRDYGGAIGLAFQVVDDILDVTADSQTLGKTAGKDAAADKPTYVSLWGLDGARAQARQLLAESLAALERSGLADTAALRALAHMVVDRDR, translated from the coding sequence ATGAGCGCGGCTAACGTGGTGACGTGGGATGCCGCGCGCCTGGCCAGTTGGAGCGACCCGCATCTGGCGCGCGTCGAGGCGGCGCTGTCGCGATGGGTCGGCGTCGATGCGCCGGTGCTGCTCGGTGATGCCATGCGCTATGCCGTGCTCGATGGTGGCAAGCGGCTGCGGCCGCTCTTGGTGCTGGCCGCGAGCGAAGCGGTCGGCGGCAATGCGGCCGCGGCGCTGCGCGCGGCCTGCGCAACGGAGCTGATCCACGCCTACTCGCTGGTGCACGACGACCTGCCGAGCATGGACAACGACGTGCTGCGGCGTGGCAAGCCCACGGTGCACGTGAAGTTCGGCGAAGCCGATGCGCTGCTGGCCGGCGACGCCCTGCAGGCCTTGGCCTTCGAGCTGCTCACGCCCGACGGCGACGAGATTCCCGCATCGATCCAGGCCATGCTGTGCCGCCTGCTCGCGCGTGCCGCGGGCAGCCAGGGCATGGCGGGCGGGCAGGCCATCGACCTGGCCAGCGTGGGCCTGGCGCTCGACGAAGCGCAGCTGCGTGAAATGCACCGCCTGAAGACCGGCGCGCTGCTGCAGGGCAGCGTCGAGATGGGCGCGGCCTGCGCCGGCGCCGTGGCGCCCGCGGCGCTGGCCGCTCTGCGCGACTACGGCGGCGCCATTGGCCTGGCGTTTCAGGTGGTCGACGACATCCTCGACGTCACGGCCGATTCGCAGACCCTCGGCAAGACGGCCGGCAAGGATGCGGCCGCCGACAAGCCCACTTACGTCTCGCTCTGGGGCCTCGATGGCGCGCGCGCGCAGGCCAGGCAACTGCTGGCCGAATCGCTTGCGGCGCTGGAGCGCAGCGGCCTGGCCGACACCGCGGCCTTGCGCGCGCTGGCCCACATGGTCGTCGACCGCGACCGATGA
- a CDS encoding exodeoxyribonuclease VII small subunit, whose translation MPKVPSSATSSPAAKPDTGPLPASYEAGLQELEQLVAELESGQLPLDQLLGSYQRGAALLAFCREKLQAVEDQIKVLDAGSLKPWTAE comes from the coding sequence ATGCCCAAGGTCCCTTCTTCCGCCACGTCCAGCCCGGCCGCCAAGCCCGACACCGGGCCGCTGCCGGCCAGCTACGAAGCCGGGCTCCAGGAGTTGGAACAATTGGTTGCAGAACTCGAGTCGGGCCAGCTGCCGCTCGACCAGTTGCTCGGCAGCTACCAGCGCGGCGCGGCACTGCTTGCCTTCTGCCGCGAAAAGCTCCAGGCGGTCGAAGACCAGATCAAGGTGCTCGATGCGGGGAGCCTCAAGCCCTGGACTGCCGAATGA